In a genomic window of Muntiacus reevesi chromosome 1, mMunRee1.1, whole genome shotgun sequence:
- the SLAMF8 gene encoding SLAM family member 8 encodes MAVWSLWSLLLWEALLPMVIASARVQGQVGGSALLAADHPPGFQVREAIWRSLWPSEELLATFFRGSPETLYHSRFLGRAQLHSNLSLELRPLESGDSGNFSVLLVDKQGRARSQTLQLKVYDAVPRPVVKVFIAVSGEAQTPKTCQAFLSCWAPNISDITYSWRREGAVDPALEPGGLFTDGQVLRVSLGPGDKGVAYSCIVSNPVSWDLATVIPWESCHRQAAPGRASYKDVLLVVVPVLLLLILAGLSAWHWGPWSGKKKKDVCADEVDQETESPLV; translated from the exons ATGGCTGTGTGGTCTCTGTGGAGTCTGCTTCTCTGGGAAG CACTGCTTCCCATGGTCATCGCCAGTGCCCGAGTGCAGGGCCAGGTGGGCGGCTCGGCGCTGCTGGCGGCAGATCACCCTCCCGGCTTCCAAGTCCGAGAGGCCATCTGGAGATCCCTCTGGCCTTCAGAGGAGCTCCTGGCCACATTCTTCCGAGGCTCCCCAGAGACGCTGTACCACTCGCGCTTCCTGGGCCGAGCCCAGCTACACAGCAACCTCAGCCTGGAGCTGCGCCCACTGGAGTCTGGAGACAGCGGCAACTTCTCCGTGCTGCTGGTGGACAAGCAAGGTCGGGCCCGGAGCCAGACCCTGCAGCTCAAGGTGTACG ACGCAGTGCCCAGACCCGTGGTCAAAGTGTTCATCGCTGTATCAGGGGAAGCTCAGACCCCCAAGACCTGCCAAGCGTTCCTGTCCTGCTGGGCTCCCAACATCAGTGACATAACCTATAGCTGGCGACGGGAGGGAGCTGTGGACCCAGCTCTGGAGCCGGGTGGCCTCTTCACGGATGGACAGGTGCTGAGAGTGTCACTGGGACCAGGAGACAAAGGCGTGGCCTATTCCTGCATTGTCTCCAACCCCGTCAGCTGGGACCTGGCCACAGTCATCCCCTGGGAGAGCTGCCACCGCCAGGCAG CTCCAGGGAGGGCCTCCTACAAAGACGTGCTGCTCGTGGTGGTGCCCGTCTTGCTGCTCCTGATCCTGGCTGGTCTGTCTGCCTGGCACTGGGGCCCCTGGTCAG ggaagaagaaaaaggatgTCTGTGCTGATGAAGTGGATCAAGAGACAGAGAGCCCCCTCGTGTAG